In the Elizabethkingia bruuniana genome, TAGACGGAAGAGTAGTAATAAGAGATAATTTCGATAAAATATTAGCAAAATATCCTGAATTCCTAATCTTTGGTGAAGACAGTGGAAATATTGGAGATGTAAACCAGGGGTTGGAAGGGCTTCAGGAAAAATATGGAGTTGATCGTGTTGCCGATACAGGTATTCGTGAAGCGACAATATTAGGGCAGGGAATTGGTCTTGCTATGAGAGGACTTCGTCCTGTAGCCGAGATTCAGTATTTGGATTATTTGCTTTACTGTATTCAGGGAATGAGTGATGATTTGGCAACAGTTCATTACCGTACGAAGGGTGGGCAGAAAGCTCCGGTTATTGTACGTACAAGAGGACACCGTTTAGAAGGAATCTGGCATTCGGGATCGCCAATGGCAGGAATTCTGAACTTAATAAAAGGTATTCATGTATTGGTACCAAGAAACCTTACCAAAGCTGCAGGTTTCTATAATACAATGTTACAGTCGGATGAACCTTCTCTTATTATTGAAACTCTGAACGGATACCGTCTGAAAGAAAAGTTGCCAAACAACTTAGGAGAGTTTACGGTACCGGTAGGTAAAGTAGAAATTACAAAAGAAGGAACAGACGCTACAGTAGTAACTTACGGTTCTACATGGAGAATTGTAATGGAAGCAGCAGCAGAATTAGAAAAACTTGGCGTGAATATTGAAGTAATAGACATTCAGTCATTGATGCCGTTTGATATATCTGAAGATATTCTGGAAAGTGTGAAGAAGACAAACCGCTTGGTAGTGGTAGATGAAGATGTACAGGGAGGTGCAACAGCCTTTATTCTTCAGCAGGTTATTGAAAAACAAAAAGCGTTCAGACATTTAGATTCAGAACCGTTGACAATAGCAGCACAAGATCACAGACCAGCATACGCTTCAGACGGAGATTATTTCTCTAAACCTTCGGCAGATGATGTAGTGGAGAAAATTTATGCACTTGTGCGTGAATCTAATCCAACAAAATATCCGGAGATTTAATAAAATATTTTATTATGAATAATGTATTGAAATTTGTTTTAGCAGGTGGTTTAGGGTTAGCATTAACTTCATGCGGAACTCAGAAAAAGTTAGAAGCATTACAAACAGATTATCAGAAGTGTCTGAGTGATTCAGGGCAGAAAGAAAGCCTTATTCAGAGTCAGAAAGTAAGAGTTTCTTCATTGGAAGAGCAAATTAATTTGCTTAAAAATCAAAATGTAATCTTACAGGAAAGCTTAAAAGATTGTGCGAGCAACAGCAACAAAGGATCTATGAATATAGAGAAGTTGATTGGTCAGATCAAAGAATCTCAGGATTACATCAAGAGATTACAGGATGCAAGATCTAAGCAGGATTCTCTGAATATTGCAATATCTAACAAGCTGAAAAGATCTCTTGATAATATTAATGATCAGGATATCGATATTAAAGTTCAGAAAGGTGTTGTATTCATTTCATTATCCGATAAAATGTTATACAAATCTGGCAGCTATGAAATCCTGCCTACAGCTGAGACTGTATTAGAGAAAGTAGCGCGTGTAATCAATGATTATAGTGACTATGATGTAATGGTAGAAGGGCATACGGATACAGATCCGATGAAGCCAAATGCACTAATCAGAGATAACTGGGATCTGTCTGCATTGCGTGCAACTTCAGTTGTAAGAATGCTTCAGACAAAATTCGC is a window encoding:
- a CDS encoding OmpA/MotB family protein; the protein is MNNVLKFVLAGGLGLALTSCGTQKKLEALQTDYQKCLSDSGQKESLIQSQKVRVSSLEEQINLLKNQNVILQESLKDCASNSNKGSMNIEKLIGQIKESQDYIKRLQDARSKQDSLNIAISNKLKRSLDNINDQDIDIKVQKGVVFISLSDKMLYKSGSYEILPTAETVLEKVARVINDYSDYDVMVEGHTDTDPMKPNALIRDNWDLSALRATSVVRMLQTKFAVNPSRMTAGGRSEYVPKTDNNTPMGKSENRRTEIIVLPKLDQFMQLLEAKR